The Lolium rigidum isolate FL_2022 chromosome 1, APGP_CSIRO_Lrig_0.1, whole genome shotgun sequence region ATAtccgaacagagggagtacatgcaTATCTGGACAGAATATTTCTCCCTCTCATATTGTTAATAAAAGTGCTTCTAACTGCCCTCTTTCTTGTACTATTTACATTTACAAATGGTGAAGAGGGTAAggtttcttcaaaaaaaaaacattggttTTTTATATTAATATCAATTACTATGGCTACCAGGGCTGTTCTGTATTCTATCCCATCAGAAGTATTCCTTATGGAAATGGAAGCGAGTCGTCGTCTTGTGGCTCATGTCAAGTGATAGTTTCTTCAGTTCTTTTGCTAGTGTGGGTTTCCCACAGTAAAAAACCCCTGCATGCATAAACAACTTTTGTGATCAAATGATACAATTGACCAATGCTCGACACTGGGTATTTTCAATGCCTACTTGGCCATCTTTTAAGGAAAAACTGGCAACAAATTGGAGCAGATCATACCAACTGTCGAACTTGGGTGCTTGGAAGCAATTCTCGTGAATTCTTCCTtccagttaggccttgcaaaatgTGTCCTGACCTGTCAGGAGTAGAGAAAAGATGTTCAATTCCCTTCAACTTCTTCAACTGATTTTGTAGTTCACCAGTTGACAAAACTTTAGTATGCAAACATAATTTTGTTTGTGTACTACTATTGATTTTATCATATGACAAGCGGTGGTACCCTGGTGCCTGATACTATGTCTACACCATGCTTCGCATGGTTCAGGGCTTGCACCATTGAAAGCAAAGTCGTCCTTGCATCACGCTCCTCATACACACTTGTCAGATAGTTGTGGAGCTCTATGATACCCTGGTTGCAACCATGCATTAGAACAACATCAAGCATCATCAGTAATCAGCATTGCAAGAGGATCCATTGCACAGAAGGATCAGAGGAGTCACCTTCTTGTCCATTTCAGCAACCTCGTCCATCACCCCCTTGAACCATTCGAATGATCCTGGCTCCCTTGTAACCCAGTAGAAGTGTGCACGACTTGTCCGATACACTCTCCTTTTGTTGCTGCCTGCTGTTGATACACTGAAGGTGTTACTGATATCCTCGGACCTACTGGTCTCCATTGCTATGTCCTAAAAGATTCAAACCCTAGGAACAGTTAGGCAAGACAATGCTGCAGAAAGATGAAATGTGATCGACTGCTGATGGAAATCGTGCTACCATCAGTTCATCAGCCAGCTTAATGTTGTTCAGCAGATCTCTTAGAATGCTTATGAAAGGTGTCGCGCCGATTCCAAGGCCAACGAGAAGCAAAACATCATAGTTCCTAAAATCCTGTGCCGGAGCACCATATGGGCCGTCGACAAGCAACCTCGGAGGACTGCAGCAGAGATGAGACATAGCTCAGCTCCATATCCTTGAGGCAAGCAAAGTACGAACTAACAGAGAAGCAGGCATGACAAGGAAATGCACTAACCTCTTCTGTTCTGCCATGCCTAGCTCTCCAAATGATGCTCTTCTGGGCAGGCATGGCGAGAAGTAGTTCTCAACAAAAATATGCTTGAGCTCTTGTGTCCAGTCCCCCCTCGTCTGGATATGAACACTGATGTAGTCGTCTCCAGGAGCTGAAGTGATGGAAAAAGGGTGCCTGAAGCAAAGGTGTAAACATAGAAAAAATGCCGGTGATTTACTTAGAGCACAGGAAAGTATACCCAAGGAGCAATGGTGACATAATGAGAAGATGACAAACCATTCAAAAGGAGAAACAGTTGGACACTGAAGGAAAACATATTGTCCACTTCTGTATCTGAAACCACATGGCTTTGACATTGTAATGGTCAACACATTTCCTGGTAGAAGGCACACCTGAGGGCATCAAATTAAGTAAGAACATGAGCACTTCTTCGCCTAATTTCATTACTTGGCACTAGTAAATAGAAATTTACAATGTATGCCATGCTTCGTGTTTGTCCTTGTTGTCTGCCTGAAGTCAGTTACTCAGTTTCAGCCTTAAATGGTTAAGAAATGCATTTGATATGAAGTTATTGAAGTGATTGACGATTCCACAAATGCCCTGTTAGGTATCGCATGTTAAATATCCTAGTGCCAAAATGAACTAGCCACATGACCTTATCCTACCCATCCACGTGACAATATCCGCCATATCATTCTGAATCTTTCCATCGCCCAACTTagactttagggcatctccaaccgggcgacccaaacggacgcgctgggccgtccgttttgggccgtttgcgtgcccgagcggacgcgcggatagcgccccgcgtccgcgcgtccgtttgggtcgcgcggtgcgcccaacgcggcagatttgggtcgcggcgccatatggtatgtttttcttgtaaattcactagaaaaacgcaaaaaaatattatataaaatatataaaatagtacaaatgctcaaaatgtattacacattacatagtccatgtaatcaaggataaagtattattgaaataaaatgaaaaaacgatacaaatgctctaggcttcgggatttccttcatcattgttgtttgcagcattgttgcctacgtgcttgccacatgtgctcgaccaaatcagctcgaagctggttgtgtacagctacatctcgaatttcatggtgcgcatgaagaatgtcctgcaATGATGCCGGAGCTCCTTgccgaggagtaaccaactctccttggccttcccagtcaatatcaaagagtgaatcatcccgctctacctcaacaatcatgttatgcatgattacacaagcggtcatcacctcccacagagtttgcacatcccgggcTCGCGCAGGGTgtcgacgatagcccaacgagcttggaggatgccaaacgcccgctcgacatctttccgggctgcctcctcgctctttggcaaaccttgcctcctcgcTCCGAGTTGGGGTTCCAGATTGTCttaacgagtgtagcccaaggtggatagataccatcagcaaggtagtaccccttcgtgtagtggtggccattgatctcaaaatccacatcggggaccgaccgtacgctagcctatcaaacaccggagagcgctgcaagcacattgatgtcattgtgcgagccagccattccgaagaatgagtgccaaatccatgtgtcatgggaagcaacagcttcaagaatgactgtgcacccctcagaatggccgctgtatacccctgccaaccaaaggggcagttcttacactcccagtgcatgcagtctatgctgccaagcatcccaggaaaacccctggtagcgttgatcgacaacagatgagctgtgtcctctgcattaggttgccggaggtactcttctccgaacgaaccgatcacagctctgcagaacctgtacatcgattccaagccggttgactcactcatgcgcgtgtactcatctacgaaatcaccggcaacgccatatgcgagcatcctaatcgctgccgtgcatttctggtacgaagagaggcctaccttgccaattgcatccactttcgcacgaagtagtcgtcgtagatcttcacggcatccattatccggcggaacagcggcctggtcatccgaaaacgacggcgaaacatgggcggcacgaacaatggcttcggtttgaagtagtcgttgtagagctggtcgtggccgcgttctcttttgcggtccaaggcggccgcgcgccccggcaaggacccccgatgcacggggatttgcgagacgacgtgctcgtggatgagcagcgcgagcatccgtgaaaaaatcgtcgtcggactcctcttcgacgacgtgtcgatgaagttcttgaagtagtactcgtcgtcgctgtccaccatgatccgaaaagggacacattttagatcgagcatttgaccgaacacctcgcaggcggaggcgatccaaatgcttcgtAGCGACCTGCGAAGCGGCCGTCTCGGACGACGTCCGGTCCGGATACACGGTGcgggagagctcacctccggcggaaacggcgcagctgcgaacggcgggaggtgtcgcgacggtgagaggacaacagcgccggcggcggcgtccccgacttcgctacgacgcggcgaaagcagcgccgGACCtctacctatgcttccgccccgcttgccggcgtctcgacgacgatggccggcggcgacgcgctcccaaatcgccggtccgtgggtggcggcggagcggtggggagatgtgggcgacgggcttgtgttttgggaggcgagacgggcgggccggggcggacaagggaggacgcgagcgaccagcctttcgcgtccgcggccacgcaaactcgtccaagatttgggccgggtttgggtcgtcccggacgccgcggccatccgttttagggatgggtccgcgcgctgggccgcggttttgtccgtttcgacccatccggacgcgcgggcgcgggatgggtcgcccggttggagatgcccttagggcgcAAATTATTATCCGGAATGGTGATTGATGCTTGGCATCCACATCAAAGAAGCTTACAgatttacctcaaaaaaaaaaaagaagcttaCAGATTACCTTGAGGATCTTGACTGCTTGGGCCTTGGAACGGAAGGCTCGTAACGTTCGTTCACCAACGTGAAGGACAAACGGCACAGCAATGTACATCCATGTCTGCAGGCCACCACATATATCACACCGTTAGCATCAGATTAATGGCCTGATCGACAGAAAACTGTTTAGACTGAAAATGCAAACATGTTGCATTTTTCGAAACTGTCAAAGTGTAAAAAGCAAGGAAGGCATTGGCCTCATAGGAAATTTGGAAGGAACAAAACACCCGTATCTTCAAGAGCCAATCATTGACTAATATCGTACAAGACTTCCTAACTAGGACCATTAGCATGCAATCCCCAGACACCACATGAGCATCTCCTAACTCTATTAGCACAAGATTAGTATATTTTAGCCATGACGTTTGGTTTCCCTGACAAAACTCTTGTAGTACGATACTTTATGCAGCGGATTGCACTTTGGTTGGCTGGCACCACGGGTCCATAAGCAGACTATATATGATTGGGCGTTGGGGTGGAGCACACGCGATTGAATTTCTGGTTGGTTGGTATCGTCGTCATCGATCGGGCGCACGGGCACGGGGAGAGACAATGGCGCCGGTACGGCGTGATGGATCGAGTCCGCCCGTGCGCCCGTGCTGGACGCGAACACGCGACGAGAATTGACCAGCAAGCAGGGCGTTAATGGCGAGCGGATATGCTCTGGGGCTTCTGACGAAACCACGCCACCAACCGGACATGGTGTCCGTCGTGTCGTGTCGACGTCCGGCGTGCAGCGGCCAGGGGTGATGTGGTCGCCCGTACGTACTGGTGATACAAATACTCCACTGGTGAGCAGCTATGTACACAAGAACCCATGAGAGGTTCGATTGCGACGCCATCCAGGGGGAGCTCACGTCTCCGCGACAGCGATTTTGCACTCCTGTACACTTGCGCGCTGCACTGCACTGTGCACTAGTATAAGATAAGGGTACCAACAGCTTTGGTATAGACTACTCTTTGGCATGCTTTGGCGGCGCCAGTTTTAGGTTCCCTGATCCGATTGTAACAATGTGGCAGTTCGGAGAGTAGGCGTTAGTGGAGACCTGCTACCTCTTGTTGACAGTACAACTTTAGCTTTCTTAGCACCCTTCTATATAATTGGTAGACTTTTCaatggtgtattctcgaaaaaggaCTAAGCATACTTTGCAAATACAGCATTATATATCTTAGctctaaacagaaataaaaattaCTCTGGAGAATTCTAATTCTACTAAATATGTGACTAAGATGACATCTAATATATTCGAGGATTTATTTTCTCATGATTGCTTCGTCATGACTTTGGAGATTGTGTCTATTTTCTGCCCTATAGTTACTCAACTACCGTGACATCTAGATGTCTTGATTACCTCCATGACATTGTGCATTATGTTGTTGCAGAGACCATATATACTAATGAAAACATGTTCGAGAGGGGTCTTGAACTGAATTCATGTCCTAACCAATTTAACCGTGAAACGAGGTGTGCCAGGATGGCTGGCATGTGTTGATACTCCTCGCGCGCCTGCATTTGAGCTCCTCCAAGCTCGTAAACGTGAGCTGTGCACACCAATTTCCTCATTCAAAAACAGCCCGTTGCGGGTTAATTTTTTACCGGTACGGCCAATCAATTTTTCTTAATCAACCTAACCAAAATATGAAACTCACGAGCTAGATATTACATGCTTATGTTTCGGAATGGAGGTAGTAATATATTTCAACAATGTACCAAGTTAGTTCCATCTAGTCGTCTAGCACAAaaggcaaaataaaagaacaaaaaTATGTGATACTTGACAAGGGATCATCTTAACAAAGATAACCCGGTCAAATGAAACGGACTGGATACGGGTAGAAATATTAGTAAACAAAATGTTGTTCCTGTGACGCGATGGAGGGTCCATTTGACACCTCTTCAGTCGTTCTTTCCCTCATTTGGCATGTCATTTTCTAAAATGGCTTTAAATATTGGTCCACCACGTAGTAGCTAGAGTATCTTCTTTGTGGATTATAAAAAGTGTGTGAGTGGGTCTTTGCAATTCCACATTTTGGTTTAAGTGCGCTAGCTGTTGGTCCACATAATATAATGTTATCTtgatccataaaaggatgtcatatatttatctaaatttgaatgtgtCACTATTACAACGAAAGTGGCCATTGAAATTTGGGTAAAGGCGGACCAGGTTTTCTGGAAAGGAAAAAAAGATAGTGCTATTTTAAAGTTTTAAATAGAACTTAAATAAAAATTTGCATGTATAATATGATTGTACGTGGcctacataaaaatgacaaaacaaTATATTGACCAGAGTTAACTGTTCAAACAATACAAATATTCATTTGctcttttgtgtgtgtgtgtgtgtgtgtgtaggccATAATACGATCGTATTTTCCTCGAAATCTACACAAGTAAGTATCAAGATAACACGTACATGAGTTGAGTTATTTCGAAATGAAATGAAACTTTTGAAAGGACGACCGAAGCAGAGAATTGTCGGGGTCACCATCGAATCGAAGTCGAAGGTACACGCGCGCCGGAGTTTACCAACAAGCGATCGTGATTTACAGTAGTAGCAACAAAGCCAGAAGACAGAAAATAAACGCAGCTGAAATGGAAAGCGAGGCGTGAGCTAGCTAGTAGCTAGGAGGTGAATCACGTACGTACGTACCGTTCTCTGGTGCCACTTGCTGACGAGGAACATGAACCAGCCGTGGACGAGCAGCAGGAGGTAGACGACGACGAGCAGGTGGTGCGAGTACCAGAAGGCGTTGAAGCCGGCGAGGTGgccgagcggcggcgggaggagccgCCGGGTGGACGTGGACGCCGCCCTCCGCAGCGGGCGCGCCGCCAGGGTGAAGGACACGGCCATGAGCACCACCATCACGATCCCGGTGACGCCCACCACGCCGGACATGAGGTGCCGGTACGTCGGCTTCTCCTCCCCGAAGAAGCCGGCCAGCAGCCGGTACTCCTCCGGCCCCGATGCGATCAGCCGCGGGAAGTCGCACGCCAGATGGTTCCCCGCGTGCAGGCAGATGCCCGTCGCGATCGCCATCGCTATCATCTTGAACAAGTAAACAAGAAGAAAGCAAAGAACAGTCACCCGGCCACATAATTAGCATCTCATATACTACGTACGTACATCTGGGAATTTCAGATTCTTTTAATGAAATGAGGCAAGAGATTTCTTATATATTTTCGTGGTCATTTTTCAAAAGGTTTGAAATGAGGGCAACGTTAGAGTCTTTTGCCACCAATCCACCACGAATATGGTCATTGCCAAAATCAGGGATGAGGCTCGTGCTTGGTGTTTGGCCAACGTAAAATGTTTTAGTTATAAGTTCGGTTGCAATCATCATAATTTTAAATACCGAGCAAAGACATTTAGCGACATCACGTGAAAAAAGCAATAGCGCACCGCTAAACCTCCGTTATAGCAACCTACTTAACATGTTTTTTGACCTTTTAGCGCCCTAATATTCTTAGGGCCATGCTGTGGAGAATGCCATGATGTTGCTATAGAGTATTTTAGTTATATGCCAGTCGCAACTAAGATTTTGAATCGCATTTAAATAAATTGAACTTAAAATAGTTTACGCAATTAAAAATATTCACATAATAATAAATAATTTATCCAGTATAAGATTATGTAGATGATATAATTTAATTGTTAATTAAAATAAGAATTTTAGGATTCTTTGATTCAATAACCTTTAACAAATCATATTTCTTCGTTAGAAAAACTGATATAACGAGTTTTATGATTGATAAAGTCACTACAAACATCTCGTTATCGACGGAAACTTTACCTTCCACTGAAAATATTTTAGCATATAATACGCACCCTGCATAGTTCTTTCATCCAAAACCTTTAACAAGTTATAATTTTTATTAGAAAAAACTGATATAATGAGTTTTAAGATTGACAAAGTCACTGCAAGCATATCATTATCGGCGGAAACTTTACCTCCCACTAAAAATATTTTACATTTTTTTAAAACACTAAGATATCAAACCTAAAGTGTCGGTAACCATCCAAACACAGGTACTGAACAAAGCTGAGTTTTGACTATGAGTCAACAGCTCCGTGATCTTGCGTACCGGTGCATTCGGCCTAGTAGAGTGGGCCTAGATGCGCAGTGCACGACCTGGACCGCTACCATGTCATGTACACGCCCCGGGAAGGCTTGGTGGTCACTCACACTCGGCCAAACCGCAGGACATCCAATGATCCAAAAGCGGCCGGACGCACGCGCATCTCGGTCGCCGGCGCCTCACCGCCATATTCATAGACCGACAGACGGCGACCGTCTAACGACCTGACGTCTCTTTGATCGGACAGATATACTCATGAAGGAAGAAAGAAAGCAACTTTACCTTGTGGAAGGCGATGCTGTCGTCGAAAGGGACGAAGAAGCGCGCCCAGGAGGATCGGAGCCATGTGAGCGTGATGCGGCAGACGGGGAGCAGCACGAGCGCCATGTTGAGCTTGAGCGTCTCGGCGGCGCCCTTGGCCGTCGGCAGGCAGTACCCCATCACCTCGAACGCCACCGACCGCCGGTACTGCGCGAACTTCCACGCGAACAGCGCACCCATCGCCGCCGCCCACAGCGCCACCACCCACGCGCGACGccacccctcctccgccgccacccgcgCCCTGCACGCCGCGCGCCGCGGGCTGATCCATTTCCGCAGCCAGCTCCTCTTCCGTTGCCCCGGTGCCGTCGCGGGCTGCTGATCATGCTGCGCGCCTCCGCCGACGCCGATGTTCTGGCTCCACTGCGCCGCGCTGCCGCTCCCGCCGCTGCGGCTGCTGAGCGGCCGGCTGTAGCTCATGTACGCGTCGCGCTGCAGGAGGAGCGCCTCCAGCTGCCATAGCTGCATGCATGCGcgccgtgcgtgcgtgcgtgtcaGGTAGAATGCAAGTATTTTTGGACGGGTGCAATACATACGTGTATATATATACGGACGGCGGAAGTGCGTACATACATACGTACGCCACGTACCTCGATGTAGCCCAGGTCCTCTGGGTCGAGCTCCTCCATGATGAGCAGCGCGTACTCCTCCGCCTGCTCCTTGAGCTTCGACAGCTTGTTCGCCGACGCGCTCAGTACGATCAGCTGCCATCAGAATCCAACGGTAATTAACGAGAAAGGTAACTTACCCGGCAATTGCAAAACTTGCTTACGGTAGTAAAAAAAACATGATCCTCACTGTTACTAACCTCCTGCACTTCCTCCCTCGTGATCCTCCCGTCCACGTTGGTGTCGACCCTGAAAAGAAGCAAGAAACGCATGACACACCTGCCTGCACGGATTGGAGAGATCGATTAGAAGGAAGGCATGATTGTACGTACATGTCGAAGAAGATCTGCAGGCGGGCGTCGAAGCTCTGGTCGGAGATTTGGAGCCAGAAGTCGTGGAGCTCGTCCTTGCTGATCCGCTCCAggttcagccgccgccgccgcgccagcgCGTCGAACACGCCCACCGCGAACTCCTTGGAGTCCACCATCCCTGAAACCAACAATCATCACTTCGATCGAGTCCTGAAACGAACTGAGTCGATCTCACGGGCAGAGTGGGGTGCGGCATGCACGTCACGTACCGATGCAGTCGCCGAAGTCGTCGCGGGCGAGGAGGCCGTCGCGGGACAGTTCGTTGAAGCGCTCCTCCACGCTGCCCCACAGCGCGGTGGCCTCGGCGGAGCCCGTCGCGCGGCTGATGAACCGCAGACCCTTGAGCGCGCGCCTCGCGCCGGACCGCGACCGGTTCACCCGGGCCTGCACGCGCCGCCGctcccgggcggccatcacggccGCCTCCTGCCGCGGCTGCTCGGGCAGAGGCGACGGCGACCGGAGCCACGCGAACGTCCTGCGAATCCTCGACGACGTCGACGAGCTCCGGCTCAGGCTGCGCCCGCTCCCCACGGGCGTTTGCATCCCGGCTCCTCCGGCCAGCAGCGCCGCGGTGGGCGTCACGCTGCGCACCACCATGGACTCCTCGTCCAGCTCCAGCATCACCTCCACCAGGTCGCTCTGGTCGGCCAGAAACTCCGGCAGCATTCCGCCCATGGCGCCCGACGTCGACGCGAGGAGCTCGTCGCTGTGCGTCGTGATGAAGGACTCGCTGTCGGACGCCTCGGTGTGGTCCTCGCCGAGGTAGTCCGCGATGCGACGCagcccgagccgccgcccgcTGCCCAGCCCTCGCGACGGCGTCCACATGGCCGACCGGTCACCGCGCTAGCTCCCTCCCTCCCGCTGCTGTCTTCTCTATCCACGAAACATACTACCCCTGTAGGCTGTGGACCTGTGGCCgctgctctgctctgctctgctccGCCTCGCGCGGCAGTATAATGTACTACTCGACTACTCGTCGTCCTCAAGTGAAGCTGGCCTGAGGCGAATTCGATGTATATGCTCGATCGGTGACGGTGGTTGGGATTCGGTGCGCCAAAGACAGACTC contains the following coding sequences:
- the LOC124677266 gene encoding respiratory burst oxidase homolog protein E-like isoform X3, producing the protein MLELDEESMVVRSVTPTAALLAGGAGMQTPVGSGRSLSRSSSTSSRIRRTFAWLRSPSPLPEQPRQEAAVMAARERRRVQARVNRSRSGARRALKGLRFISRATGSAEATALWGSVEERFNELSRDGLLARDDFGDCIGMVDSKEFAVGVFDALARRRRLNLERISKDELHDFWLQISDQSFDARLQIFFDMVDTNVDGRITREEVQELIVLSASANKLSKLKEQAEEYALLIMEELDPEDLGYIELWQLEALLLQRDAYMSYSRPLSSRSGGSGSARSWLRKWISPRRAACRARVAAEEGWRRAWVVALWAAAMGALFAWKFAQYRRSVAFEVMGYCLPTAKGAAETLKLNMALVLLPVCRITLTWLRSSWARFFVPFDDSIAFHKMIAMAIATGICLHAGNHLACDFPRLIASGPEEYRLLAGFFGEEKPTYRHLMSGVVGVTGIVMVVLMAVSFTLAARPLRRAASTSTRRLLPPPLGHLAGFNAFWYSHHLLVVVYLLLLVHGWFMFLVSKWHQRTTWMYIAVPFVLHVGERTLRAFRSKAQAVKILKVCLLPGNVLTITMSKPCGFRYRSGQYVFLQCPTVSPFEWHPFSITSAPGDDYISVHIQTRGDWTQELKHIFVENYFSPCLPRRASFGELGMAEQKSPPRLLVDGPYGAPAQDFRNYDVLLLVGLGIGATPFISILRDLLNNIKLADELMVARFPSADIAMETSRSEDISNTFSVSTAGSNKRRVYRTSRAHFYWVTREPGSFEWFKGVMDEVAEMDKKGIIELHNYLTSVYEERDARTTLLSMVQALNHAKHGVDIVSGTRVRTHFARPNWKEEFTRIASKHPSSTVGVFYCGKPTLAKELKKLSLDMSHKTTTRFHFHKEYF
- the LOC124677266 gene encoding respiratory burst oxidase homolog protein E-like isoform X1, yielding MWTPSRGLGSGRRLGLRRIADYLGEDHTEASDSESFITTHSDELLASTSGAMGGMLPEFLADQSDLVEVMLELDEESMVVRSVTPTAALLAGGAGMQTPVGSGRSLSRSSSTSSRIRRTFAWLRSPSPLPEQPRQEAAVMAARERRRVQARVNRSRSGARRALKGLRFISRATGSAEATALWGSVEERFNELSRDGLLARDDFGDCIGMVDSKEFAVGVFDALARRRRLNLERISKDELHDFWLQISDQSFDARLQIFFDMVDTNVDGRITREEVQELIVLSASANKLSKLKEQAEEYALLIMEELDPEDLGYIELWQLEALLLQRDAYMSYSRPLSSRSGGSGSAAQWSQNIGVGGGAQHDQQPATAPGQRKRSWLRKWISPRRAACRARVAAEEGWRRAWVVALWAAAMGALFAWKFAQYRRSVAFEVMGYCLPTAKGAAETLKLNMALVLLPVCRITLTWLRSSWARFFVPFDDSIAFHKMIAMAIATGICLHAGNHLACDFPRLIASGPEEYRLLAGFFGEEKPTYRHLMSGVVGVTGIVMVVLMAVSFTLAARPLRRAASTSTRRLLPPPLGHLAGFNAFWYSHHLLVVVYLLLLVHGWFMFLVSKWHQRTTWMYIAVPFVLHVGERTLRAFRSKAQAVKILKVCLLPGNVLTITMSKPCGFRYRSGQYVFLQCPTVSPFEWHPFSITSAPGDDYISVHIQTRGDWTQELKHIFVENYFSPCLPRRASFGELGMAEQKSPPRLLVDGPYGAPAQDFRNYDVLLLVGLGIGATPFISILRDLLNNIKLADELMDIAMETSRSEDISNTFSVSTAGSNKRRVYRTSRAHFYWVTREPGSFEWFKGVMDEVAEMDKKGIIELHNYLTSVYEERDARTTLLSMVQALNHAKHGVDIVSGTRVRTHFARPNWKEEFTRIASKHPSSTVGVFYCGKPTLAKELKKLSLDMSHKTTTRFHFHKEYF
- the LOC124677266 gene encoding respiratory burst oxidase homolog protein E-like isoform X4, producing the protein MLELDEESMVVRSVTPTAALLAGGAGMQTPVGSGRSLSRSSSTSSRIRRTFAWLRSPSPLPEQPRQEAAVMAARERRRVQARVNRSRSGARRALKGLRFISRATGSAEATALWGSVEERFNELSRDGLLARDDFGDCIGMVDSKEFAVGVFDALARRRRLNLERISKDELHDFWLQISDQSFDARLQIFFDMVDTNVDGRITREEVQELIVLSASANKLSKLKEQAEEYALLIMEELDPEDLGYIELWQLEALLLQRDAYMSYSRPLSSRSGGSGSAAQWSQNIGGWRRAWVVALWAAAMGALFAWKFAQYRRSVAFEVMGYCLPTAKGAAETLKLNMALVLLPVCRITLTWLRSSWARFFVPFDDSIAFHKMIAMAIATGICLHAGNHLACDFPRLIASGPEEYRLLAGFFGEEKPTYRHLMSGVVGVTGIVMVVLMAVSFTLAARPLRRAASTSTRRLLPPPLGHLAGFNAFWYSHHLLVVVYLLLLVHGWFMFLVSKWHQRTTWMYIAVPFVLHVGERTLRAFRSKAQAVKILKVCLLPGNVLTITMSKPCGFRYRSGQYVFLQCPTVSPFEWHPFSITSAPGDDYISVHIQTRGDWTQELKHIFVENYFSPCLPRRASFGELGMAEQKSPPRLLVDGPYGAPAQDFRNYDVLLLVGLGIGATPFISILRDLLNNIKLADELMVARFPSADIAMETSRSEDISNTFSVSTAGSNKRRVYRTSRAHFYWVTREPGSFEWFKGVMDEVAEMDKKGIIELHNYLTSVYEERDARTTLLSMVQALNHAKHGVDIVSGTRVRTHFARPNWKEEFTRIASKHPSSTVGVFYCGKPTLAKELKKLSLDMSHKTTTRFHFHKEYF
- the LOC124677266 gene encoding respiratory burst oxidase homolog protein E-like isoform X2, whose protein sequence is MAARERRRVQARVNRSRSGARRALKGLRFISRATGSAEATALWGSVEERFNELSRDGLLARDDFGDCIGMVDSKEFAVGVFDALARRRRLNLERISKDELHDFWLQISDQSFDARLQIFFDMVDTNVDGRITREEVQELIVLSASANKLSKLKEQAEEYALLIMEELDPEDLGYIELWQLEALLLQRDAYMSYSRPLSSRSGGSGSAAHWLRKWISPRRAACRARVAAEEGWRRAWVVALWAAAMGALFAWKFAQYRRSVAFEVMGYCLPTAKGAAETLKLNMALVLLPVCRITLTWLRSSWARFFVPFDDSIAFHKMIAMAIATGICLHAGNHLACDFPRLIASGPEEYRLLAGFFGEEKPTYRHLMSGVVGVTGIVMVVLMAVSFTLAARPLRRAASTSTRRLLPPPLGHLAGFNAFWYSHHLLVVVYLLLLVHGWFMFLVSKWHQRTTWMYIAVPFVLHVGERTLRAFRSKAQAVKILKVCLLPGNVLTITMSKPCGFRYRSGQYVFLQCPTVSPFEWHPFSITSAPGDDYISVHIQTRGDWTQELKHIFVENYFSPCLPRRASFGELGMAEQKSPPRLLVDGPYGAPAQDFRNYDVLLLVGLGIGATPFISILRDLLNNIKLADELMVARFPSADIAMETSRSEDISNTFSVSTAGSNKRRVYRTSRAHFYWVTREPGSFEWFKGVMDEVAEMDKKGIIELHNYLTSVYEERDARTTLLSMVQALNHAKHGVDIVSGTRVRTHFARPNWKEEFTRIASKHPSSTVGVFYCGKPTLAKELKKLSLDMSHKTTTRFHFHKEYF